In one Neobacillus sp. CF12 genomic region, the following are encoded:
- the serC gene encoding 3-phosphoserine/phosphohydroxythreonine transaminase, with product MKALVQRAYNFNAGPSALPLAVLEKAQQELIDFRGTGMSVMELSHRSAAYEEVHNNAIALLKELLSIPEDYEVLFLQGGGSLQFSMVPMNFLKPGEKAGYIMSGAWSEKAFSEAKLFGDPYHVASTKDSQYRRVPQFDELKYNPTDAYIHLTSNNTIYGTQWRDFPDTGDVPLIADMSSDILSKPFDVSKFSLIYAGAQKNLGPSGVTVAIIRKDMIEKANPSIPTMLKYSTHSKNNSLYNTPPTFGIYMLGEVLNWIKELGGIHALSERNEEKAKLIYDAIDKSNGFYVGHAEVESRSLMNITFRVKDEELEKKFLVEAKKEGFVGVNGHRSVGGCRASTYNAVPYETCKAFSDFMIQFQQTHQ from the coding sequence ATGAAAGCACTAGTACAGCGTGCCTATAATTTTAATGCAGGTCCATCCGCCCTTCCCCTAGCTGTTCTCGAAAAAGCCCAGCAAGAGCTAATTGATTTTCGTGGTACAGGTATGTCTGTCATGGAGCTCAGTCACCGAAGTGCTGCCTATGAGGAAGTACATAATAATGCCATCGCACTTTTAAAGGAACTATTATCTATCCCAGAAGATTATGAGGTACTTTTTTTGCAAGGAGGAGGAAGCTTACAGTTTTCAATGGTTCCAATGAACTTTTTGAAACCTGGTGAAAAAGCAGGATATATCATGTCCGGTGCATGGTCTGAAAAAGCATTTTCAGAGGCGAAATTGTTTGGGGACCCCTACCATGTTGCCAGCACCAAGGATAGTCAATATCGTCGAGTTCCACAATTTGATGAGTTGAAATACAATCCGACTGATGCCTATATACATCTGACATCGAATAATACAATTTATGGCACACAATGGAGAGACTTTCCAGATACAGGAGATGTGCCATTGATTGCAGACATGTCTAGCGATATCTTATCCAAGCCCTTTGATGTTAGCAAATTTTCTTTAATCTATGCTGGTGCCCAAAAGAACCTTGGTCCTTCTGGTGTTACAGTGGCAATCATCCGTAAGGATATGATTGAAAAAGCTAATCCTTCCATACCGACTATGTTAAAGTACAGCACTCACTCAAAAAACAACTCGTTATATAACACACCTCCAACATTCGGAATCTATATGCTTGGTGAAGTCTTAAATTGGATAAAGGAATTAGGCGGAATACATGCACTAAGTGAGAGGAACGAGGAAAAAGCAAAACTTATCTATGATGCAATCGACAAGAGCAATGGATTTTATGTTGGTCATGCTGAAGTTGAGAGCCGCTCCCTAATGAACATAACGTTCCGGGTAAAGGATGAGGAACTGGAGAAAAAGTTCTTAGTTGAGGCAAAGAAAGAAGGATTTGTCGGTGTAAATGGACATCGCTCTGTCGGAGGCTGCCGAGCATCTACCTACAACGCTGTCCCATATGAAACATGTAAAGCTTTTAGTGATTTCATGATACAATTTCAACAAACTCACCAATAA
- a CDS encoding serine/threonine protein kinase, with protein MKIEKYTKLIGNELLPNIQLSTDGPFDPIIVKNFSNTWKTIGSGNYAGVFLHQSNPTWVVKVYGRKPEDLKKEVDVYRKLGNHESFSSLIDYGDNYLILKRIDGINLFDALVKGIPIPASVIHDVDEGIAYARSVGLNPYDIHGKNVVMGNGRGYIVDVSDFYKQGKCRKWDDLKKAYYKIYLPFISKYHLPIPFFIVNNVRKGYRLYRKIKKGNI; from the coding sequence ATGAAAATTGAGAAATATACTAAATTAATTGGAAATGAATTACTACCCAATATACAACTATCAACAGATGGTCCATTTGATCCAATCATTGTAAAGAATTTTTCGAATACATGGAAAACAATTGGAAGCGGGAATTATGCAGGTGTCTTCTTACACCAATCAAATCCTACATGGGTTGTAAAGGTATACGGAAGAAAACCTGAAGACTTAAAAAAAGAAGTCGATGTGTATAGGAAACTTGGAAATCATGAATCCTTTTCCTCACTCATTGACTATGGTGATAATTATTTGATCCTAAAAAGGATAGATGGAATTAACTTGTTTGATGCACTTGTAAAAGGGATACCTATTCCAGCCTCTGTAATCCATGATGTGGATGAGGGGATCGCATATGCACGTTCAGTTGGGTTAAACCCGTATGATATTCATGGGAAGAATGTCGTTATGGGCAATGGGAGAGGGTATATCGTTGATGTATCAGATTTCTATAAACAAGGAAAGTGCAGAAAGTGGGATGACCTGAAAAAGGCCTATTACAAAATTTACTTGCCGTTTATTAGTAAATATCATCTACCCATTCCATTCTTTATTGTAAACAATGTCAGAAAAGGGTATCGGTTATACCGAAAAATAAAAAAGGGAAATATATAA
- a CDS encoding iron-containing alcohol dehydrogenase, with translation MEEVYRYAELAKMLGLPARTTEEGIESLIKAVVHLAEELDMPLSLEECGIDQTDYESKICSLALHAFIDPDTNVNPKRPLMRELADILHQAYKGN, from the coding sequence ATTGAGGAGGTTTATCGTTATGCGGAGTTGGCTAAAATGTTGGGACTGCCTGCTAGAACAACTGAAGAAGGAATTGAAAGTCTAATAAAAGCTGTGGTCCATTTGGCAGAGGAATTAGATATGCCATTGAGTCTTGAAGAATGTGGAATCGATCAAACTGATTACGAAAGCAAAATCTGCAGTTTAGCCTTACATGCTTTTATTGATCCAGATACGAATGTCAATCCAAAACGTCCATTGATGAGAGAACTAGCAGATATCCTTCATCAGGCTTATAAGGGAAACTAA
- a CDS encoding rhamnogalacturonan lyase: protein MKKKSLSKKVLSTAIALPLLLSGVSSVSAVEIQQKNEASNLPGVQLEYLDRGLIAAPTSGGIFLSWRLLANEVKGYSETGLTGVNFNVYRDGNLISTVEDSTNFVDQNGTSASSYYVRSVLDRKELDQSTSVTPWKQSYVDLRLKKPADGVTPAGERYTYSANDMSVGDVDGDGKYEYFVKWEPSNSKDVSQKGYTGNTFIDCYKFDGTLLYRIDLGVNIRSGAHYTQFLVYDFDGNGKSEIMFKTAPGTKIIKFDKDGTITSEKFITMPQKDITAGYSNQDDYRMSKEDYYNHVVNMFMGWHENEEVVLGNWPSTLEEAFGIEKQFTYPLSKGDAIKLTDYFMDVYAPKRSGNNKLRDFEGFILEGPEYLTVFNGETGEEMDTIDYKPGRHDDGLMWGDYAMGRIEPGNRVDRFLANVAYLDGEKPYAVFARGYYTRTNLVTYSWDGKELKENWTVDSGWTPMSNPFNDGPHGRDGTDPEFGTLTTQGAHSLSAADVDGDGKQEIVYGSATIDDDGSLLYSSIDTMPAQSAAPNTTARLGHGDALHVTDIDPNRPGMEIFMVHEGGAWAPYGYSLRDAKTGEIIYGGYTGRDTGRGMVGDVDPSKPGLETWAVGLWSAAGERIDTRAPGTNMNIKWSADMTTQIVNGSLDNTTTIDDWKKGRVLTAADTRTNNGTKGNPSLVADILGDWREELLVRTADSSAIRIYTNTEVTNHKLYTLMHDAQYRAEVARQSTAYNQPSYTSFYFGSDTDWAKVPVPNFWTPGVRSVLDGAMADYKANGELNGPLVSKLENSLKQAEHQLEKRSVDQALKFIEKYVTEINHSRNTDYISNSAKLNLSHKAQLLIDMWENNND, encoded by the coding sequence GGAGATTATTAGCGAATGAGGTGAAAGGTTATTCTGAAACTGGATTAACCGGGGTCAACTTCAATGTATACCGTGATGGTAATTTGATTTCAACAGTCGAAGACAGCACCAACTTTGTTGATCAAAATGGCACCTCTGCTTCTAGCTATTATGTTCGTTCTGTATTAGATAGAAAAGAGCTCGATCAAAGTACTTCTGTCACACCTTGGAAGCAATCCTATGTTGACTTACGGCTCAAAAAGCCAGCCGATGGTGTGACACCTGCAGGTGAAAGGTATACCTATTCTGCAAATGATATGAGTGTCGGAGATGTTGATGGAGACGGCAAATATGAGTATTTTGTTAAATGGGAACCTTCCAACTCAAAGGACGTATCACAAAAAGGATATACCGGTAACACGTTTATTGACTGCTACAAGTTTGATGGAACTCTATTATATCGAATTGACCTTGGTGTAAATATTCGCTCAGGAGCTCACTATACCCAATTCCTAGTTTATGATTTTGATGGTAACGGAAAATCAGAGATTATGTTCAAAACCGCACCTGGTACAAAGATTATTAAATTTGATAAAGATGGAACTATCACCTCAGAAAAATTTATTACTATGCCTCAGAAAGACATTACTGCTGGCTACAGCAATCAAGATGATTATCGAATGAGCAAAGAAGACTATTACAATCATGTTGTAAACATGTTTATGGGGTGGCATGAGAATGAAGAGGTCGTCCTTGGAAACTGGCCAAGTACGCTTGAGGAAGCATTTGGTATCGAAAAACAATTTACTTATCCTTTATCTAAAGGAGATGCCATAAAATTAACTGATTACTTTATGGACGTTTACGCACCTAAAAGAAGTGGAAACAACAAATTAAGAGATTTTGAGGGCTTTATCTTAGAAGGTCCTGAATATTTGACTGTTTTTAATGGAGAAACAGGCGAAGAAATGGATACGATTGATTACAAACCTGGCAGGCATGATGATGGTTTGATGTGGGGCGACTATGCAATGGGTAGAATTGAACCTGGAAACCGTGTCGACCGTTTCCTTGCAAATGTTGCGTACCTTGATGGTGAAAAACCATATGCAGTGTTTGCCCGCGGTTATTACACTAGAACCAATCTCGTTACATACAGCTGGGATGGTAAGGAGTTAAAAGAAAATTGGACAGTTGATAGCGGATGGACACCAATGAGTAATCCATTTAATGATGGTCCACATGGTCGTGACGGAACTGACCCGGAATTTGGTACCTTGACAACTCAAGGTGCACACTCTTTAAGTGCTGCAGATGTTGATGGCGATGGCAAACAGGAAATCGTATACGGCAGTGCAACCATTGATGATGACGGTTCCTTGTTATACAGTTCAATAGATACAATGCCTGCACAAAGTGCGGCACCAAACACCACTGCTAGACTCGGTCATGGGGATGCGTTGCATGTAACGGATATAGATCCAAATAGGCCGGGAATGGAAATCTTTATGGTACATGAAGGCGGTGCATGGGCTCCGTATGGATATTCTTTACGTGATGCTAAAACAGGTGAAATTATTTATGGGGGCTATACTGGAAGGGATACCGGACGTGGTATGGTTGGGGACGTTGATCCATCCAAACCTGGATTAGAAACGTGGGCAGTTGGATTGTGGAGCGCAGCTGGTGAAAGGATTGATACAAGAGCTCCTGGGACAAACATGAACATAAAGTGGTCTGCGGATATGACAACTCAAATTGTGAATGGTTCTTTAGATAATACTACTACCATCGATGACTGGAAAAAAGGCAGAGTCCTTACCGCTGCTGATACTAGAACGAATAACGGTACAAAAGGCAATCCAAGTTTAGTTGCAGATATACTTGGTGACTGGAGAGAAGAACTTCTAGTCAGAACTGCGGATAGTTCAGCGATTCGTATTTATACGAATACTGAGGTTACAAACCACAAATTATATACATTAATGCACGATGCACAATATCGTGCCGAAGTAGCAAGGCAAAGTACTGCTTATAATCAGCCTTCCTATACAAGCTTTTATTTCGGAAGTGATACTGATTGGGCAAAAGTCCCAGTACCAAATTTCTGGACTCCGGGGGTTCGGTCTGTGTTAGATGGAGCTATGGCTGACTATAAAGCCAATGGAGAGTTGAATGGACCATTAGTTTCCAAATTAGAAAATTCTCTTAAACAAGCAGAACATCAACTTGAAAAACGATCTGTAGACCAAGCTTTGAAATTTATTGAGAAATATGTAACAGAAATTAACCATAGCAGGAACACTGATTACATTTCTAACAGTGCCAAGTTAAACTTATCACATAAAGCTCAATTACTAATTGACATGTGGGAAAATAATAACGACTAA
- a CDS encoding GNAT family N-acetyltransferase, with protein MGFPILETERLHLIDITQNHANSLFEILSLDEVTKYYGTDTFTSIEEAKKLIDMFQKNYYEKRSIRWGIILKENNKFIGTAGLNGLQLKNKKAEIGYEIHPSFWRKSYTTEAIREVLRYSYVELKLNRIGAVVYLENEASSKLLEKLGFSKEGVLRDYLYQNDQFHTTYIFSLLKQEWETSTSSSHGVQAK; from the coding sequence ATGGGATTTCCTATTCTCGAAACAGAACGATTACATTTAATTGATATTACTCAAAATCATGCAAATAGTTTGTTTGAAATTTTATCATTGGATGAGGTAACCAAGTATTATGGCACTGACACTTTTACTTCTATCGAAGAAGCAAAAAAATTAATTGACATGTTCCAAAAGAATTATTACGAAAAACGTTCCATTCGCTGGGGTATCATCCTTAAGGAAAATAATAAATTTATTGGGACGGCAGGCCTTAATGGATTACAGTTAAAAAATAAGAAAGCTGAAATCGGCTATGAAATACATCCCTCTTTTTGGCGAAAGAGTTACACTACTGAAGCAATAAGGGAGGTTTTAAGGTATAGTTACGTAGAATTGAAATTGAATCGGATTGGAGCCGTTGTTTACCTAGAGAACGAAGCTTCCAGCAAACTTCTTGAAAAATTAGGATTTAGTAAAGAAGGAGTACTGCGTGACTATTTGTATCAGAACGACCAATTTCATACCACCTATATTTTTTCTTTACTAAAGCAAGAATGGGAGACTTCCACTTCTTCATCCCATGGAGTACAAGCAAAATAA
- a CDS encoding fumarylacetoacetate hydrolase family protein, which produces MNNVGANYRKHAIESGLAIPEDPIYFAKYTNSLSGHREDIFLPKMAEQVDYEVELVAIIGKPAKNVSVESALDYVFGYAVGNDLSVRELQFRSPQWLYGKAIDGFAPLGPYIVTADEIPNPQNLNLKCWVNGELRQNSNTEDMIFLTAKLISDLSQIMTLLPGDVIYTGTPEGVIMEMGEKNWLKPGDEVVCEIDGLGRLLNKLRKED; this is translated from the coding sequence GTGAATAACGTTGGCGCTAATTACCGTAAACATGCCATAGAATCTGGTCTAGCTATCCCTGAGGATCCTATTTATTTTGCTAAATACACAAATAGTCTTTCGGGACATCGTGAGGATATTTTCCTGCCAAAAATGGCTGAACAAGTGGATTACGAAGTCGAATTAGTTGCGATAATTGGGAAACCGGCCAAAAATGTTTCAGTTGAAAGTGCATTAGATTATGTTTTTGGATATGCCGTTGGAAATGATCTTTCCGTTCGTGAGCTTCAATTCCGCAGTCCTCAATGGCTATATGGAAAAGCAATTGACGGTTTTGCTCCGCTTGGACCTTATATCGTAACTGCAGATGAGATACCTAATCCACAAAACTTGAACTTAAAGTGCTGGGTAAATGGTGAATTGCGTCAAAATTCAAATACTGAGGATATGATTTTCTTAACTGCTAAGCTAATTAGTGATTTGTCGCAAATTATGACGCTTCTGCCGGGTGATGTTATTTATACGGGTACACCAGAGGGAGTCATTATGGAAATGGGAGAAAAAAACTGGTTAAAGCCAGGTGATGAGGTAGTTTGTGAGATTGATGGTCTTGGACGTTTATTGAATAAATTGAGAAAAGAAGACTAA